One Euphorbia lathyris chromosome 1, ddEupLath1.1, whole genome shotgun sequence DNA segment encodes these proteins:
- the LOC136229356 gene encoding uncharacterized protein isoform X3: protein MSPLICLPVLHCFSLKGLGENGGESCSFQSSPNFPEQMFRLERSLLVLLEHCWEAERSRERLRVSSSPQLKRLKEQLTKIKKTNCKEKWRRKLSNLKK from the exons ATGTCACCTCTCATATGTTTGCCTGTTCTGCACTGTTTTTCACTTAAGGGTCTTGGTGAAAATGGTGGCGAGTCTTGTAGTTTTCAAAGTTCTCCAAA TTTTCCGGAGCAAATGTTCAGGCTAGAAAGAAGCTTGCTAGTTCTTTTGGAGCACTGTTGGGAGGCAGAACGTTCAAGAGAACGTTTGAGAGTGTCGTCAAG tccACAATTGAAGAGATTGAAGGAACAGTtaacaaagataaaaaaaaccaaTTGCAAGGAGAAATGGAGGAGAAAGTTATCCAACTTGAAGAAGTAA
- the LOC136229356 gene encoding alpha/beta hydrolase domain-containing protein VTE7-like isoform X2 — MAHQAQALAPRQAPIFSALFNQASILKSTPCAYMPTLSFNDISLSTAIDWMKVGRLHCLYPWWQDATVNFMLGGGYSISNLINKFLVQVKFKVQSDWLQSLLQICT; from the exons atggcgcaccaggcgcaggCCTTAGCGCCAAGGCAGGCGCCTATCTTCAGTGCTCTTTTTAACCAGGCTTCTATACTAAAGAGCACCCCTTGCGCTTATATGCCAACTTTGTCCTTCAATGATATATCATTGAGTACTGCCATAGACTGGATGAAA GTGGGTCGCTTACATTGTCTATATCCTTGGTGGCAAGATGCAACTGTTAATTTTATGCTTGGTGGTGGTTACAGCATTAGCAATCTGATAAATAAG TTTCTTGTCCAAGTGAAATTTAAAGTTCAATCAGATTGGCTTCAATCACTGCTACAAATATGCACTTGA
- the LOC136229356 gene encoding alpha/beta hydrolase domain-containing protein VTE7-like isoform X1, giving the protein MVHLWCMAHQAQALAPRQAPIFSALFNQASILKSTPCAYMPTLSFNDISLSTAIDWMKVGRLHCLYPWWQDATVNFMLGGGYSISNLINKFLVQVKFKVQSDWLQSLLQICT; this is encoded by the exons ATG gtgcACCTATGGTgcatggcgcaccaggcgcaggCCTTAGCGCCAAGGCAGGCGCCTATCTTCAGTGCTCTTTTTAACCAGGCTTCTATACTAAAGAGCACCCCTTGCGCTTATATGCCAACTTTGTCCTTCAATGATATATCATTGAGTACTGCCATAGACTGGATGAAA GTGGGTCGCTTACATTGTCTATATCCTTGGTGGCAAGATGCAACTGTTAATTTTATGCTTGGTGGTGGTTACAGCATTAGCAATCTGATAAATAAG TTTCTTGTCCAAGTGAAATTTAAAGTTCAATCAGATTGGCTTCAATCACTGCTACAAATATGCACTTGA